The DNA segment CTCGCCCGCCAGCTACACGATGGTATTGGGAGAGAACGTGGACGCGACCCCGTGGAAGACGGTCAACGAGCAACTGGGGTTCGACCGTGATGCCAATTTGGTGACCGTCTTCGAGATGCGCAGCTTCGTCAACTTCAACCTGCATAACCCCAACACCGCGGAAGGGCTGCTCGATCCTATGGCGGCTACGATCGGTCCGGTGGCAGGTCTGGCTGAGAACGCGTTCGAATGCGGGCGCGGTCCTGCCAAGGTACTGGCATTGAGCCCAGAGCATGCGGCGACCATCGCTGGGGAGGGGTGGACCGAAGCGGATGTGAAGGCCTACCTGCACGAGCATGCAAGCATCTCGATGGAGCGGTACCTCGTGCGTAACAACGGTGTGGAACCCGACTGTCGGCAGGATGAGGCCGAACCGTCAGTCTTGGCGGAGCCTGGCAACGTCCTAGTGGTCGTGGCGGGCGGTCCGGGCAAGCACTCGGTCTATCTGGAGACCACCCGGTACGCGCCCGTCTCCAAGTCCCTGGAGGCGTGGAGATAGACGGATGGCGGCGGTTGGGGTTGAGCGCGTCCCGGCAGTTGCAGGCTGCTCGAAACACGCCGCTTGTGCGATGGGGGCTTGAGGGTTGAGCAGTGAAGCGAGGGCAACCGCCGGGACGAGAGGAGGGATGGCGGGGGGTGATCGCCCCCCGCCGATATTCGTGCCGAGCTGCAACAGTCGGATCCGGAGGATGAGCCGCCTGATGACGCGGACAAGGATCGCACTCGCAGCGTGCATGGCCGCGGCTCTCCTTGAAGCCGCGGTGGTCTCGGGCTCTAGCGGCACTGACGTCGCAGGGGAACGCTCCGTCGGACAGGAGTCGCACGAGGTGTGGATCTACAATCCTGCCGGTATCCGTCCGGACGGTCAGTACGTGGATGAACTGCTCTCGGCCACGATGCGGGAGATGGGGCTGTCGAAGCCGCCAATGGCAGGGCAGTTTCCCAAGGCACGCGTCGAGCGAATGACCGTGGAGTCGGACGTCCTGGACGAGGTCAACCGACTGTTCTACGAGCGTGGCTGGTCGGATGGTCTACCCATCGTGCCCCCCACGGCGCAACGCGTCGCCGAGATGCTCAGAGGGGCCGATCTTTCCCCAGATGTCGTCGTGGCTACCCTTCCTCCGATGGGGGGGCAGGCGACCATCGAGAAGATCGCGGTCAACGCGGTCATGGCCGGCTGCCGGCCCGTCGACATGCCCCTCCTCATCGCAGCCACCGAAGCCCTTGCCGATCCCGCTTTCGACCTCCGAGGCCTGGCTACCACAACCAGCCCCGACACGCCCATGGTCATCGTGAGCGGGCCCATCGTGTCGCAGCTCGGGCTCAACGCCGGCACCAACGCATTGGGAAGAGGATGGCGGGGGAACGCGGTCGTAGGTCGAGCGCTGCACTTGATCGTTCAAAACATAGGTGGAAGCTGGCCGGGCGTCACCGATCTGTCGTGCTTGGGCTATCCTGGGGATTTCACGATGGTCTTGGCCGAGAACGCCGAGGCGAGCCCCTGGGCCCCCTTCCACACAGATCTGGGGTTCAGCAAGCGCGCCAACGTGGTCAGCGTCGTCGGCGCTGAAGGGACCCACAACATCCTGGGGATCGGTCAGGGCACCCGCGGCTTCATGAAGCTGGTGGCCGCCCACCTTGCTGGCATGGATCGCCCCATCCGCTCGGTGGTCGTACTGATCGTCGCCCAGGACACCGCCCAACAGCTCGCCGAAGAGGGATGGACCCCCAAGAGCATGCGGGCGTTCATCCAGGACAACGCTGCGATTCCGTTTTACGTCTACAAGGAGCGTTTCATAGACACAGGGATGGCACGGCGGGTGCCGGATTGGGTTCACCAGACCCAATCGCCCGACGAGCTGATTCCGACTCCCCTCATTGAGCAAATGCTGATCCTGGTTTCAGGAGGGCCGGGTGAGAAGAGCATGGTCGTTCCAGGATGGCCGGCTGGTTCGATGGTGAGCCGGGAGATACGACTGCCCTGGAATTGGGACGAGCTGGTCGAAGCCTATGTGCCAGACTACGATCGATAGATGAACCGTCGAGTCGACGAAGGGACTCGCTGGCTCATCGCCGCGCGGGCCGCGTCGTAGCCGGGATTGGATCAGCAAACTGAAGCGACTCCGCGAGCATCGGGCAATCGGCGTGCAAGCTGGCATTGATACACTAGGCATTGTGGGAAGGGAACTTCACGCGAACGGGGTGATGTTTGGTATGCAAGGATTCGCAGTGCGGCGGCAGATGTTGAGCCGTCTGGGCGTCGCATCCTTCGTGCTGTTGCTGGGAGGCCTCCTCCTGGCGCGGGGGGCATCGGCGCAAGCTTTTCAGATGATCTCGGCCCAAGATCTGAGGTCGCTGATCGATGGGCCCGAGGCTCCGGTCGTGTTGGACGTACGGCTGGCCGACGAGGTTTCGGTACTGGGCAAGATCCCGGAGGCGACGGTCGTCTCCCTGAACGACCTCATGCTTCAAGTGTCCTCCGTTGTGCCCGACCAGGGCGCAACTGTCGTCATCTACGCGGCAAGCGACGCCACGGCGAAGATGGCCGCGTTGGCCCTCACCCAACTCCTCGGTTACACCGACGTACGGTTTCTCGAGGGAGGCTTCGACGCCTGGGACCTATCGGGATACCCCGTGGAACCGTGGGAGGGTCCTCAGGCGGCACCCATTCCCGGAGGCTGCTAACCACGAGAGGATAGGATCAGGCGTGACCGAGCGACGGGGCTGGTCGCTCCCGATGGGAGCGGCCAGTCTCCTCCATCGGGAAACGCGGGTGGAGCGGCATGGAGTGGAGATACGCTCTATGGATATGTGGGTAAGAAGGAGGTTCGCCCAAGTGCACGGTGCGCGTGGTTGGCGGAGATGGAGCATGCTCTTGGCCGTCGTCATGTCGTGGTCGTTGGCTGCGGCCATCAGCCCTACGGCCTCAGCTGCCGTTCAGTTCTCGGTGTTGAATCCATCGGCCGAAATCGAAATCACCCATCCGATCGCTGCCCGACCGGGAGACCTCAACGGCAAGAGGATCGGCCTCTGGGCTTCGTCCGCCGATCCAATCTACGGGTACGGTGCCGCGTTCCTCGAGAGCCTCGGCGAAGCTCTTCAGGAGCGGTACCCAGACATTGCGTTGATCCCGCCGGCGGAGTTCCCAACGGACTACCACATGCAGGACGAACTCTTCGCAGCGATCGAGGCCCACGGCGTGGAGGCCGTCATCGGCGGGGTGGGCGGCTGAGGCGGGTGCAATCGGGCGATGGGTCTCATCGCCGTCGAGCTCGAAAAGGCGGGTATCCCGACCACGTTCGTGCTGTTCGAGGACCAGGAAGCGACCTTTCTTGCTCAGGCAGGCTTGAACGGCCAAGGTGTGCTGCCCGCCGTGACCGTGCCGGCAGCTGAACTGACGGAAGAAGCGCGCGCTCGGCAAGCCGGACGTGAAGTCGTGGATGACGTAGTGAACGGGCTTACCCGAGGCATCCCACCCTATCTGGAACGCAACGAGAATAGGCTGATTCCGTCTCCTTCGGTCTTGACGTTTAGGGGCGAAGACTACGGCGGGGCCTATCAGGCCTTCATGGAGACGTTCACCGAGAGGCGTTG comes from the Limnochorda pilosa genome and includes:
- a CDS encoding rhodanese-like domain-containing protein, whose protein sequence is MQGFAVRRQMLSRLGVASFVLLLGGLLLARGASAQAFQMISAQDLRSLIDGPEAPVVLDVRLADEVSVLGKIPEATVVSLNDLMLQVSSVVPDQGATVVIYAASDATAKMAALALTQLLGYTDVRFLEGGFDAWDLSGYPVEPWEGPQAAPIPGGC